The Streptomyces avermitilis MA-4680 = NBRC 14893 genome contains a region encoding:
- a CDS encoding extracellular solute-binding protein yields MTVTATACAPQSSGNSSSGKDEKTGTLRVWLFQEVDNKPKQQVVDETVAAFRKAHKGTEVNVEYIPVETRAQRVKAAFNDPKSAPDVIEYGNTDTAGYVRDGGLADVTRDFTGWSESKDTDPTAKQSVTVDGRIYGAPYFVGVRALYYRTDIFKELGLEVPRTQAELIATAKQIRAAKPDLYGLAVGGAYTYGAMPFIWSHGGELAQGKGGSYSSTIDSAAARKGIKAYTSLFGDDNCPAAKCAGMGGNDTVTAFASGKAAMAIGGDFSHQAIEAGKVKGAYAVVPLPGLKPGDIAPAFAGGNNIGVLKSTTHRTLAVDLMKRLASKKTQSELFDAMGFLPTFSDVREQVAAKEPFVKPFVRTLAAGAKFVPASPAWAGIDSSLVLPTMFQQVISGKKDVAAASEEAAKKMNDAFSSAG; encoded by the coding sequence CTGACCGTCACCGCCACCGCCTGCGCCCCGCAGAGCTCCGGCAACTCCTCCTCCGGCAAGGACGAGAAGACCGGCACCCTGCGGGTCTGGCTCTTCCAGGAGGTCGACAACAAGCCGAAGCAGCAGGTCGTCGACGAGACGGTCGCCGCTTTCCGGAAGGCCCACAAGGGCACCGAGGTCAACGTCGAGTACATCCCCGTCGAGACCCGCGCCCAGCGCGTCAAGGCCGCCTTCAACGACCCCAAGAGCGCGCCCGACGTCATCGAGTACGGCAACACGGACACCGCCGGCTACGTCAGGGACGGCGGGCTCGCGGACGTCACCCGGGACTTCACCGGCTGGAGCGAGTCCAAGGACACCGACCCGACGGCCAAGCAGTCGGTGACGGTCGACGGCAGGATCTACGGCGCCCCCTACTTCGTCGGCGTACGCGCCCTCTACTACCGCACCGACATCTTCAAGGAGCTTGGACTCGAAGTACCCAGGACGCAGGCCGAGTTGATCGCGACCGCGAAGCAGATCCGGGCGGCGAAGCCGGACCTGTACGGACTCGCCGTCGGCGGCGCGTACACGTACGGCGCGATGCCCTTCATCTGGTCCCACGGCGGTGAACTCGCGCAGGGCAAGGGCGGCTCGTACTCCTCGACCATCGACAGCGCGGCCGCCCGGAAGGGCATCAAGGCGTACACCTCCCTCTTCGGCGACGACAACTGCCCCGCCGCCAAGTGCGCGGGCATGGGCGGCAACGACACGGTGACCGCGTTCGCCTCCGGCAAGGCGGCCATGGCGATCGGCGGCGACTTCAGCCACCAGGCGATCGAGGCGGGCAAGGTCAAGGGCGCGTACGCGGTCGTGCCGCTGCCGGGGCTGAAGCCGGGTGACATCGCGCCGGCGTTCGCGGGCGGCAACAACATCGGTGTCCTGAAGAGCACGACACACCGCACACTCGCCGTCGACCTGATGAAGCGGCTCGCGTCGAAGAAGACGCAGAGCGAACTCTTCGACGCCATGGGCTTCCTGCCGACGTTCTCGGACGTGCGGGAGCAGGTCGCGGCGAAGGAACCGTTCGTCAAGCCCTTCGTCCGGACCCTCGCCGCGGGCGCGAAGTTCGTGCCGGCCTCGCCCGCCTGGGCGGGGATCGACTCGTCGCTGGTGCTGCCGACGATGTTCCAGCAGGTCATCAGCGGCAAGAAGGACGTGGCGGCCGCCTCGGAGGAAGCCGCCAAGAAGATGAACGACGCGTTCAGCTCCGCGGGTTGA
- a CDS encoding DUF3039 domain-containing protein, producing MSTLEPETQPQRGTGTGTLVEPTPQVSHGDGDHERFAHYVQKDKIMASALDGTPVVALCGKVWVPGRDPKKYPVCPMCKEIYESMGAGGDKDKGGDKK from the coding sequence ATGAGCACTCTTGAGCCTGAGACCCAGCCCCAGCGAGGCACTGGGACGGGGACCCTCGTAGAGCCGACACCGCAGGTGTCGCACGGCGACGGGGACCACGAGCGCTTCGCCCACTATGTCCAGAAGGACAAGATCATGGCGAGCGCCCTCGACGGCACACCCGTCGTGGCCCTCTGCGGCAAGGTGTGGGTCCCGGGCCGGGACCCGAAGAAGTACCCCGTATGCCCCATGTGCAAGGAGATCTACGAGTCCATGGGCGCCGGCGGGGACAAGGACAAGGGCGGCGACAAGAAGTAA
- a CDS encoding HU family DNA-binding protein: protein MNRSELVAALADRAEVTRKDADAVLAAFAETVGEIVAKGDEKVTIPGFLTFERTHRAARTARNPQTGDPIQIPAGYSVKVSAGSKLKEAAKGK from the coding sequence ATGAACCGCAGTGAGCTGGTGGCCGCGCTGGCCGACCGCGCCGAGGTGACCCGCAAGGACGCCGACGCCGTTCTGGCCGCGTTCGCCGAGACCGTCGGCGAGATCGTTGCCAAGGGCGACGAGAAGGTCACCATCCCCGGCTTCCTGACCTTCGAGCGCACCCACCGTGCCGCTCGCACCGCGCGTAACCCGCAGACCGGCGACCCGATCCAGATCCCGGCGGGCTACAGCGTCAAGGTCTCCGCGGGCTCGAAGCTCAAGGAAGCCGCCAAGGGCAAGTAA
- a CDS encoding YqgE/AlgH family protein: MTEVSSLTGRLLVATPALADPNFDRAVVLLLDHDEEGSLGVVLNRPTPVDVSDILEGWADLAGEPGVVFQGGPVSLDSALGVAVIPGGASVDGAPLGWRRVHGAIGLVDLEAPPELLAKALGSLRIFAGYAGWGPGQLEDELVEGAWYVVESEPGDVSSPSPERLWREVLRRQRNELAMVATYPDDPSLN, from the coding sequence ATGACCGAGGTGTCCTCGCTCACAGGGCGGCTGCTCGTGGCCACGCCCGCCCTGGCGGACCCGAACTTCGACCGCGCGGTGGTGCTCCTCCTCGACCACGACGAGGAGGGCTCGCTGGGTGTCGTCCTCAACCGGCCCACGCCGGTCGACGTCAGCGACATCCTGGAGGGCTGGGCGGACCTCGCGGGCGAACCCGGCGTCGTCTTCCAGGGCGGCCCGGTCTCCCTCGACTCGGCGCTGGGTGTCGCGGTGATCCCCGGCGGCGCCTCCGTCGACGGGGCGCCCCTCGGCTGGCGGCGTGTGCACGGCGCGATCGGCCTGGTCGACCTGGAGGCACCGCCCGAACTGCTCGCCAAGGCCCTCGGCAGCCTGCGGATCTTCGCGGGGTACGCGGGCTGGGGCCCGGGCCAGCTGGAGGACGAGCTGGTGGAAGGCGCCTGGTACGTCGTGGAGTCGGAGCCGGGCGACGTCTCCTCCCCGTCGCCCGAACGCCTGTGGCGCGAGGTGCTCCGCCGCCAGCGCAACGAGCTGGCGATGGTGGCCACGTATCCGGACGACCCGTCGCTCAACTGA
- the murA gene encoding UDP-N-acetylglucosamine 1-carboxyvinyltransferase — MTVNGSDDVLLVHGGTPLEGEIRVRGAKNLVPKAMVAALLGSEPSRLRNVPDIRDVRVVRGLLQLHGVTVRPGEEPGELVLDPSHVESANVADIDAHAGSSRIPILFCGPLLHRLGHAFIPGLGGCDIGGRPIDFHFEVLRQFGAKIEKRADGQYLEAPQRLRGTKIQLPYPSVGATEQVLLTAVLAEGVTELANAAVEPEIEDLICVLQKMGAIIAMDTDRTIRITGVDSLGGYTHAALPDRLEAASWASAALATEGNIYIRGAQQRSMMTFLNTYRKVGGAFEIDDEGIRFWHPGGQLKSIALETDVHPGFQTDWQQPLVVALTQATGLSIIHETVYESRLGFTSALNQMGAHIQLYRECLGGSDCRFGQRNFLHSAVVSGPTKLQGADLVIPDLRGGFSYLIAALAAQGTSRVHGIDLINRGYENFMEKLVELGAKVELPGKALA; from the coding sequence ATGACCGTCAACGGCTCAGACGATGTACTGCTTGTCCACGGCGGAACCCCGCTCGAGGGCGAGATCCGGGTCCGCGGTGCGAAGAACCTCGTGCCGAAGGCCATGGTCGCCGCCCTGCTGGGCAGCGAGCCGAGCCGGCTGCGCAACGTCCCCGACATCCGCGACGTGCGCGTCGTGCGCGGACTGCTTCAGCTGCACGGGGTGACGGTCCGCCCGGGAGAGGAGCCGGGCGAACTGGTCCTGGACCCGTCGCACGTCGAGAGCGCGAACGTCGCGGACATCGACGCGCACGCGGGTTCGTCCCGTATCCCGATCCTCTTCTGCGGCCCGCTGCTGCACCGCCTCGGGCACGCGTTCATTCCGGGCCTGGGCGGCTGTGACATCGGCGGCCGGCCGATCGACTTCCACTTCGAGGTGCTGCGGCAGTTCGGCGCGAAGATCGAGAAGCGGGCGGACGGCCAGTACCTGGAGGCTCCGCAGCGGCTGCGTGGCACCAAGATCCAGCTGCCGTACCCCTCCGTGGGCGCCACCGAGCAGGTGCTGCTGACGGCCGTCCTCGCGGAGGGCGTCACCGAGCTGGCCAACGCGGCGGTCGAGCCGGAGATCGAGGACCTGATCTGCGTTCTGCAGAAAATGGGCGCGATCATCGCGATGGACACCGACCGCACCATCCGGATCACGGGTGTCGACTCGCTCGGCGGCTACACCCACGCGGCCCTCCCGGACCGCCTGGAGGCCGCCTCCTGGGCGTCCGCGGCGCTGGCGACCGAAGGCAACATCTACATCCGCGGCGCCCAGCAGCGCTCGATGATGACGTTCCTGAACACCTACCGCAAGGTCGGCGGCGCCTTCGAGATCGACGACGAGGGCATCCGCTTCTGGCACCCCGGCGGCCAGCTGAAGTCGATCGCGCTGGAGACGGACGTGCACCCCGGCTTCCAGACGGACTGGCAGCAGCCCCTGGTCGTGGCCCTCACCCAGGCCACGGGCCTGTCGATCATCCACGAGACGGTGTACGAGTCCCGGCTCGGCTTCACCTCCGCGCTCAACCAGATGGGCGCGCACATCCAGCTCTACCGCGAGTGCCTCGGCGGCTCCGACTGCCGCTTCGGCCAGCGCAACTTCCTGCACTCGGCGGTCGTCTCCGGCCCCACCAAGCTCCAGGGCGCCGACCTGGTCATCCCCGACCTCCGCGGCGGCTTCTCGTACCTGATCGCGGCCCTCGCGGCCCAGGGAACCTCGCGGGTGCACGGCATCGACCTGATCAACCGCGGCTACGAGAACTTCATGGAGAAGCTCGTGGAACTCGGCGCGAAGGTCGAACTGCCCGGCAAGGCACTCGCCTGA
- a CDS encoding carbohydrate ABC transporter permease produces MTTHNTALGERTGGAVADKAVGAHPGRRPRGAARTPWIYLAPALVVLGGLLVYPVYQLGLISFLEYTQAQVSGGEPTTFQGFGNYATLFGDEQFWQVLLATVVFAAACVVSTLAVGCALAVLLTRVRALPRLALMLAALGAWATPAITGSTVWLLLFDPDFGPVDRMLGLGDHSWTYGRYSAFALVLLEVVWCSFPFVMVTVYAGIRAVPAEVLEAAALDGASQWRIWRSVLAPMLRPILVVVTIQSVIWDFKVFTQIYVMTNGGGIAGQNLVLNVYAYQKAFASSQYSLGSAIGVVMLVILLAVTLVHLRLLRGQGEEL; encoded by the coding sequence ATGACGACGCACAACACCGCCCTCGGTGAACGCACCGGGGGCGCGGTGGCCGACAAGGCCGTCGGGGCTCACCCCGGAAGGCGCCCCCGGGGCGCGGCCCGGACGCCCTGGATCTATCTCGCCCCCGCCCTGGTCGTCCTCGGCGGGCTGCTCGTCTACCCCGTCTACCAGCTCGGCCTGATCTCGTTCCTGGAGTACACGCAGGCCCAGGTCAGCGGCGGGGAGCCGACCACCTTCCAGGGGTTCGGGAACTACGCGACGCTCTTCGGGGACGAGCAGTTCTGGCAGGTGCTGCTGGCCACGGTGGTGTTCGCGGCGGCCTGCGTGGTCTCCACCCTGGCCGTCGGATGCGCGCTCGCCGTGCTGCTGACCCGGGTCCGCGCCCTGCCGCGCCTCGCGCTGATGCTGGCCGCGCTCGGCGCCTGGGCGACCCCGGCGATCACCGGCTCGACGGTCTGGCTGCTCCTCTTCGACCCCGACTTCGGGCCCGTCGACCGGATGCTCGGCCTCGGCGACCACTCGTGGACGTACGGCCGTTACAGCGCCTTCGCGCTCGTCCTCCTGGAAGTCGTCTGGTGCTCCTTCCCGTTCGTGATGGTCACGGTGTACGCCGGGATCCGCGCCGTACCCGCCGAGGTCCTGGAGGCCGCCGCCCTGGACGGCGCCTCGCAGTGGCGCATCTGGCGCTCGGTACTGGCGCCGATGCTCCGGCCGATCCTGGTGGTCGTCACCATCCAGTCGGTCATCTGGGACTTCAAGGTCTTCACGCAGATCTACGTGATGACGAACGGGGGCGGCATCGCGGGCCAGAACCTCGTCCTGAACGTGTACGCGTACCAGAAGGCGTTCGCGTCGTCCCAGTACAGCCTCGGCTCGGCGATCGGCGTGGTGAT
- a CDS encoding NAD-dependent malic enzyme, which yields MATAPSVSYSMTVRLEVPASGTAVSQLTTAVESHGGSVTGLDVTASGHEKLRIDVTIAATSTSHADEIVAQLRTIEGVTLGKVSDRTFLMHLGGKIEMQSKHPIRNRDDLSMIYTPGVARVCMAIAENPEDARRLTIKRNSVAVVTDGSAVLGLGNIGPKAALPVMEGKAALFKRFAGIDAWPLCLDTQDTDAIVEIVKAIAPGFAGINLEDISAPRCFEIEARLREALDIPVFHDDQHGTAIVVLAALTNALRVAGKAIGDIRVVMSGAGAAGTAILKLLIAAGVKNAVVADIHGVVHADREDLVNAAADSPLRWIADNTNPEGLTGTLKEAVRGADVFVGVSAPNVLDGDDVAAMAEDAIVFALANPDPEVEPAVARQTAAVVATGRSDFPNQINNVLVFPGVFRGLLDAQSRTVNTEMMLAAAAALADVVTEDELNPNYIIPSVFNEKVAGAVAGAVRTAAKAAGVTESDSKDA from the coding sequence ATGGCAACGGCGCCCAGCGTCTCCTACTCGATGACGGTCCGGCTGGAGGTGCCCGCGAGCGGAACAGCGGTCTCCCAGCTCACCACGGCCGTCGAGTCCCACGGAGGCTCGGTGACCGGCCTCGACGTCACCGCGTCCGGGCACGAGAAGCTCCGGATCGACGTCACGATCGCGGCGACCTCCACCTCGCACGCCGACGAGATCGTCGCGCAGCTGCGCACCATCGAGGGCGTCACCCTCGGCAAGGTCTCCGACCGTACGTTCCTGATGCACCTCGGCGGCAAGATCGAGATGCAGTCCAAGCACCCCATCCGCAACCGTGACGATCTCTCGATGATCTACACGCCGGGTGTCGCCCGCGTCTGCATGGCGATCGCCGAGAACCCCGAGGACGCCCGTCGCCTCACCATCAAGCGCAACTCCGTTGCGGTCGTGACGGACGGCTCGGCCGTGCTGGGCCTCGGCAACATCGGTCCGAAGGCCGCCCTCCCGGTCATGGAGGGCAAGGCGGCCCTCTTCAAGCGCTTCGCCGGCATCGACGCCTGGCCGCTGTGCCTGGACACCCAGGACACCGACGCCATCGTCGAGATCGTGAAGGCGATCGCTCCCGGCTTCGCCGGCATCAACCTCGAGGACATCTCGGCGCCCCGTTGCTTCGAGATCGAGGCCCGGCTGCGCGAGGCCCTCGACATCCCCGTCTTCCACGACGACCAGCACGGCACCGCGATCGTCGTGCTCGCCGCCCTCACGAACGCCCTGCGTGTGGCGGGTAAGGCGATCGGCGACATCCGCGTCGTCATGTCCGGCGCGGGCGCGGCCGGCACGGCCATCCTCAAGCTGCTGATCGCGGCCGGCGTCAAGAACGCCGTCGTCGCGGACATCCACGGGGTCGTGCACGCCGACCGCGAGGACCTGGTGAACGCCGCGGCCGACTCGCCGCTGCGCTGGATCGCCGACAACACCAACCCCGAGGGCCTGACGGGCACGCTCAAGGAGGCCGTGCGCGGCGCCGACGTGTTCGTCGGCGTCTCGGCCCCCAACGTCCTCGACGGGGACGACGTGGCCGCCATGGCCGAGGACGCCATCGTGTTCGCGCTCGCGAACCCGGACCCCGAGGTCGAGCCGGCGGTGGCCCGTCAGACGGCGGCCGTGGTCGCCACGGGACGCTCCGACTTCCCGAACCAGATCAACAACGTGCTGGTCTTCCCGGGCGTCTTCCGTGGCCTCCTGGACGCCCAGTCGCGTACCGTCAACACGGAGATGATGCTGGCCGCCGCGGCCGCTCTCGCGGACGTGGTGACCGAGGACGAGCTGAACCCGAACTACATCATCCCGAGCGTCTTCAACGAGAAGGTTGCGGGCGCGGTCGCCGGAGCGGTGCGCACTGCCGCGAAGGCGGCCGGGGTGACGGAGTCGGACAGCAAGGACGCGTAA